From the genome of Corallococcus macrosporus DSM 14697:
GCGCGACTCCGCGTACTGCCGGGTGAAGGCCACGGGCGACACCCACGTCCCCAGGAAGTCCGCGCCGAAGCTGGCGATGACGGCGGCCTTGTCGAAGCGGTAGTCCGGCACGGCGCGCACGCCATGAGTCACCAGGTAGGCGTCAGCGATGGCGGACAGCTCGCCCAGGGGCTCGTCGCGCACCGTGCGCGCGGTGGGGTACGCGGCCAGGAAGCGCTTCATCGCCGCCTCCGCCGTGGGGCCCAGGTGCCAGGGCAGCACCACGCGGATGCCCTTCCCCGCCTCGGTGGCCTCGCGCAGCGCCTGGGTGACGTCCGCGTCCACCTCGGCCCAGGACACGCGCTTCGTGGCGCGGGTGGGGTAGCGGGCGCGGCTGGCGTCGTAGAGCGACAGCACGGACGCCTGGCCCACCGCGCACACGCCGCCGCGCGACACGGGATGTTCGTCGTTGCCCTCCACCTTGATGGGACGGCCGTCGCGCGTCTTCAGCAGCAGGCCGCACTGGGCGCTGCACCCGTTGCAGGTGGACGCGTACCAGAGCGCCAGCCCCGGCGTGACTTCATCCGGGCGCGCCACGTAGGGGATGATCTGCTGCACCGGCGCGCGCTGGCAGGCCACCATGGCCGCCGCGGCGCTCAGGCCCATCAGCTTGAAGAAGTCCCGGCGGCTGTTCGCATCCGGCGGCGTGGCGGCGACGCCCACGGGGAGCGGCTCCGTGAACTCGTCCTGGGACAGGGCGCCAACGTCGCCAGCGCGCTCCACCAGGCTCTGCCAGTACTTGGGAAGTGGGTCGGACATGGATGGGACTCCTCAGCGGTGGCAGCTCGAGCAGTCCGTGGGGGGCTGCAGGATTCGAGGGGCCTTCAGCGGCTCTGGCGCGGGCGCGCCGGACGACAGGGCCAACAGCTCTCCGGCGCGAGGCGCGGAGGGCGGCGGCGCGGACACCTGCTTCGCCGCCGTGTCGCGGTGGCAGTCCAGGCACCAGCCCATCGTCATGGGCTCCTTCTGCTCCACGCGCACCATCTCCTGCACGGGGCCGTGGCACGTCTGGCAATCCAGTCCCGCGCCCACGTGGCTGGCGTGGTTGAAGTACGCGTGGTCCGGCAGGCGGTGGATGCGCACCCACGCCAGGGGCTTGTTCTCCGCCACCGCCGCCGCGACCTTCTGAATCTCCGGCGAGTCCGTCTTCACCTGCGTGTGGCAGTTCATGCACACGCTGGTGGAGGGCACGCCGGCGTGGCGGCTCTTCTCCGCGCCCACGTGGCAGTACTGGCAGTCCAGGCCGTACTGCCCGGCGTGGACGGCGTGGGAGAAGGCCACGGGCTGCTCGGGCATGTAGCCCTGCTGGTTGTTCACCGGGCCGCTGCACCCCGCCAGGGCGAGGGCCATCCAGCCGCCCAGGGTGAGGGCACGACAAGGGATGCGAGTCGAGGCGTCTTTCATGACGGGTGCGCCGCCGCGTCAGCGGGCGGTCTCCTCCCGAGGCGTGACGAGCAGGGGCTCGGCGACAGGCTGTGGCCGCGCGCGGATGAAGGGAGCCAGCGCCAGCACCACCATTCCGGAGAGGGTGTGGAGCTGGACTATGAAGGGCGCCTGCGCCAGCAGCGTCGCGTCCGGGCTGAAGGCCAGCACCGAGCGCAGGTACGGCACCACCACGTGGACGTACCAGGCCGAGCCCCAGCGCACCGCCACCGCCAGGTAGACGCCGGAGAGGGACTGCGCGAGCAGCAGCCCCAGCAGCGCGGCGCTGCGCCACTGCCCTTCCCGCGCGCGGCGCGCTGTCAAGCCCGCGAGGCCCCAGGCGAGCAGCAACCCTCCAACAAGGCTCACCGCCTCCAGCGTGAAGAGCCGCCCCGGCGACGCGTTGAAGGCCTGCATCGCCCGAGGCGCCAGCAGCCCCAGCAGGTGGTTGAGGGCCACGATGACGGCGCCGCCCAGCACGACGCGCCCCGAGAGCGTCCAGGGCGTGGGCTCACCCGCGGGGCGCTGGAACATCCACCTGCGCGCCACGCCCACCCCGGCCGCGCCCGCCGCCACGTAGGGGATGGCGGAGAAGAGGGCCTCACTCACGGCTGACCTCGCTTGGCTTGCGCGCCGAAGGCGACGCCCATGAACCCGAGCACCGCGAGCATCCCGACGACGCCCAGGTAGAAGAAGTCCCGGTCCGCGCGGGGCTTGCTGCCGTCGCGCGACACGTCCGCGAGGTACGCCTTGAGGGCGTATTGCTCCTCCTCCTCCAGCGGCGCCTTCGCGTACAGCGCGGCCATCATCGGCGTGTCCAGCTTCGCCAGCGCGGGCCGCATGCCCCGCTCGCCCATGCGCGCGAAGGCGAACGTCAGGTTGGGCCCCAGCGTGCCGCCGCCCGCCACGCCCAGGCCGCGCACGTCATGGCAGCCGATGCAGGCCGGGCCGCCCTTCGCCAGCGACTCCGTGCCCTCGAAGAGCCGGCGCCCCCGGGCGACCTCCTCGGGCGCCGCGTCCGTGCCCATCCTCGCCGCGGGCGAGGGCTTGCAGCCGCCCACACCTCGCTTCGTGCAGTCGCGGAAGAAGGCGTAGAGGGCGCCGCGCTCCTCCGGCGTGAGCTGCTGGTCCGGCATGCGGATGCCGTTGAACTGCTTCAGCAGCGCGGTGGCCACCGGGTCGCCCGCGTCGATGACGGCGCCCGGGCTGGTGATGAAGCGGGTGACCCACGCCTCGTCGCGCCGCTCCAGCACGCCGTGCAGGTCGGGGCCCACGCGGTCGCCCTCGCCCAGCGTGTGACAGGTGGCGCAGCGCTGGTGGAAGAGCGCCGCGCCCCGCGTGGCGCCCTGCGCCCCCGCCAGTGGCGCCGCCACCAGGGCCAGGAGCTGGATGACGGGGACGAACCTTCGCGCGAAGCGCGGCCGTCCTTCCTGGGCGTGTGTCCGCATCGCCGCGTGCCCCTCCTCGAAGGGAGGCCGGGCTCACTGCCCGGCACGCTCGACACGAATTGCAATGCGAAGGCCAGAATGACGAACGGCCAACACCCAGGCAGTCATGCGTGGGGGTTGGCCGTGGGAGCGCAGCATTTGCGCCGCGCGCCGTGGTTCAGCGCAGCATTTACCCGGCGGGGCTCACATCGCGGTGGTGGTGAACACGCCGCGGCCAATGGCCATGATGCCGCCGATGATGAAGACGACGGACACCACCACGCCCACCAGCGGCAGCACGAAGGCCGGCTGCGGCTTGCGACGGTTGATGGACAGCGTCGCCTGCGCCACGCCGGCGGCGAGCACCATCATCACGATGTGCCCGATGAGCGCCGGGTAGTAGAAGCGCGTCACCAGCACGCCCACGCCCAGCAACACCTGGAGCTGGAGCAGCCCGGAGTAGGCGGAGCCCAGGATGCGCCCCAGCTTGTCGAAGGGCTTCCGCGTCGCCAGCCCGTAGGCGAAGTACGCGAGGGCCAGGATGCCAGCCAGCAGCACCAGATAGCGGAGCCCGGAGTGGGCGTAGAAGAGCATTCGGTCCATGGGCCTCGCTGCTTAGCAACGCGCGAGGCGCCGCGCACCTTTCAAGACGGGTCCGGCTTGGGCGTCTTCGCGGTGCTGGGGGGCAGCTCCGGCGGGGCGATGAGCTCGGCGGGGGGCAACTCCCCCGTGAGGCTCTTGAGGAAGGCGACCAGGTCGTCCACCTCCGCGTCCGTCAGGGTGCGCGCGAGCTGGTGCTTCGCCATCAGCCGCACCATCCGCGGCAGCTCCACCACGCTGCCGTCGTGCAGGTACGGCCCCGTCTTGTCCACGTTGAGGAGCGTGGGCACGCGGAACTTGCCCCGGTCATCCTCGTTCTTCGTGGCGTCGAAGCGGCCCGCGTCCTTCAGGCCCGGGTAGTCCTCGATGAGGCCCAGCTTCTGGAAGGACGTGCCGCCCACCGCCGGGCCGTTGTGGCACGTGGTGCAGCCGGTGGTGGCGAAGAGCTGGAGGCCCCGCTGCTCCTGCTCGGAGAGCGCGTCGTGCTTGCCGCCCACGAAGGCGTCGAAGCGGGACGTCGTGACGAGCTTGCGCTCGAAGGCGGCGATGGCGCGCGCGGCGTTGGCCATGGTGACGGGCTTCTTCTCCCCCGGGAAGGCCTCGCGGAAGCGCTTCGTGTACTCCGGGATGGAGGTCAGCGTGGCCACCACGCGCTTCTCGTCCGGCATGGCCATCTCCACCGGGTTGAGGATGGGCCCGGTGGCCTGCGCCTCCAGCGTGTCCGCGCGCCCGTCCCAGAACTGCGCGATGTGCCCCGCCGCGTTGTACACGGTGGGCGAGTTGCGCGTGCCCTTCAGCCCCTTGTGCCCGTCCGACAGCGCCTTGTTGTCCACGCCGAAGGTCGTCAGGCCGTGGCAGGTGTTGCAGGACACGTCGTGGTTCTTGGACAGGCGCGGCTCGAAGTAGAGCATGCGGCCCAGCGCCACCTGCGCCTCGGTGTCCTGGGGCGGGGGCGGCGCGTCCTTGCGCCGGGGCAGCGGCTTGAAGAAGTGCGCGAGCTGCTCGGGCGTCATCGGCTTGGGCGCCGGCAGCTTCTGCGCTTCCGGCGCGGCCACGGGCTCGGCGACGGGTGGCGGTGTGCGCTCACATCCCGCGAGCGCACTGACGCCCATCGCGGACAGCGAGAGCAGCGAGACCCACCGGTTCTGAATCATGGAAGCCCTCCATGGCCGCTTCGATAGCGCGGCGCAAGCTACCAGCAAGCGGCCCACGAGGAACGCCGCGTCGTGAC
Proteins encoded in this window:
- a CDS encoding cytochrome c3 family protein; translation: MALALAGCSGPVNNQQGYMPEQPVAFSHAVHAGQYGLDCQYCHVGAEKSRHAGVPSTSVCMNCHTQVKTDSPEIQKVAAAVAENKPLAWVRIHRLPDHAYFNHASHVGAGLDCQTCHGPVQEMVRVEQKEPMTMGWCLDCHRDTAAKQVSAPPPSAPRAGELLALSSGAPAPEPLKAPRILQPPTDCSSCHR
- a CDS encoding respiratory nitrate reductase subunit gamma — its product is MSEALFSAIPYVAAGAAGVGVARRWMFQRPAGEPTPWTLSGRVVLGGAVIVALNHLLGLLAPRAMQAFNASPGRLFTLEAVSLVGGLLLAWGLAGLTARRAREGQWRSAALLGLLLAQSLSGVYLAVAVRWGSAWYVHVVVPYLRSVLAFSPDATLLAQAPFIVQLHTLSGMVVLALAPFIRARPQPVAEPLLVTPREETAR
- a CDS encoding c-type cytochrome, which encodes MRTHAQEGRPRFARRFVPVIQLLALVAAPLAGAQGATRGAALFHQRCATCHTLGEGDRVGPDLHGVLERRDEAWVTRFITSPGAVIDAGDPVATALLKQFNGIRMPDQQLTPEERGALYAFFRDCTKRGVGGCKPSPAARMGTDAAPEEVARGRRLFEGTESLAKGGPACIGCHDVRGLGVAGGGTLGPNLTFAFARMGERGMRPALAKLDTPMMAALYAKAPLEEEEQYALKAYLADVSRDGSKPRADRDFFYLGVVGMLAVLGFMGVAFGAQAKRGQP
- a CDS encoding cytochrome-c peroxidase encodes the protein MIQNRWVSLLSLSAMGVSALAGCERTPPPVAEPVAAPEAQKLPAPKPMTPEQLAHFFKPLPRRKDAPPPPQDTEAQVALGRMLYFEPRLSKNHDVSCNTCHGLTTFGVDNKALSDGHKGLKGTRNSPTVYNAAGHIAQFWDGRADTLEAQATGPILNPVEMAMPDEKRVVATLTSIPEYTKRFREAFPGEKKPVTMANAARAIAAFERKLVTTSRFDAFVGGKHDALSEQEQRGLQLFATTGCTTCHNGPAVGGTSFQKLGLIEDYPGLKDAGRFDATKNEDDRGKFRVPTLLNVDKTGPYLHDGSVVELPRMVRLMAKHQLARTLTDAEVDDLVAFLKSLTGELPPAELIAPPELPPSTAKTPKPDPS